A part of Macrobrachium rosenbergii isolate ZJJX-2024 chromosome 33, ASM4041242v1, whole genome shotgun sequence genomic DNA contains:
- the LOC136855748 gene encoding uncharacterized protein, with translation MKIVFLLAFVGLASCRVAFRDRDEDFRIKYSYDDDDYERDVDFDDDDRPRLVSSTFIRREEPVRYVQVETERPRFRTEFVEAEAARPVYTNVVPVRAEPAANVVTQYFRAEPNVVSSPVVTVPVARGVGSVFESRPRSTFITERRDVFRPSDDNFSREDK, from the exons ATGAAGATT GTATTCCTGCTGGCGTTTGTAGGACTAGCGAGCTGCAGAGTAGCTTTCCGCGACAGGGACGAAGACTTCAGGATTAAATACTC ATATGACGACGATGACTACGAGAGGGATGTAGATTTCGATGATGACGACAGGCCTAGGCTGGTTTCTTCAACTTTCATTCGACGAGAAGAACCAGTGCGTTATGTCCAAGTAGAAACTGAACGACCTCGGTTCAGGACCGAATTCGTGGAAGCTGAGGCCGCAAGACCTGTCTACACCAACGTTGTACCCGTGAGGGCAGAACCCGCAGCTAATGTCGTCACTCAGTACTTCCGTGCTGAGCCTAACGTGGTCTCCAGTCCAGTGGTGACGGTTCCTGTTGCCCGAGGAGTTGGCAGCGTCTTTGAATCTCGTCCTAGGTCTACATTCATTACCGAGAGGAGGGATGTCTTCAGGCCCTCTGATGACAACTTCAGCCGTGAGGACAAATAA